One stretch of Salarias fasciatus chromosome 19, fSalaFa1.1, whole genome shotgun sequence DNA includes these proteins:
- the zfyve26 gene encoding zinc finger FYVE domain-containing protein 26, producing the protein MHPFGCEAETSLEELFKYFKRCLQHGEWQLASACVPQLVNSAGALSEELRDIIKAIVCHPYDLKWESVGSPHKLAWFWLQVLEKCTEEQIPPNVRKELEFLLLLEELSSEGIPESALEDLQQTFLDSQAEQKVSEVSRKPAPAVESCLQTLLENNKPRLAQTLAHFLQDCSFPEDNTLQHTFIQQLLRRLGTPERSPEKVEEWAEEIYAVLAVMPQGSRRGGGQLEALCEALWAARDGPLKEERILGCLLRPRCDALVSAYCSTALRLQRDRLLRSSPHTQVELPEAEKLALSLCCHKDRPSIWKTIYFECLSSGKHFLEQVLVTALDLIKHEEFGLLKDLLQLEFQPLSRLLLLLGWTQCRSLSSAQTLLTVLHKEQAAASDSVLQEFANLLSSQLEVLEWCKINNPGISTDALLAQLHGLDNHSALYILHSLTPLAQFEERRICDLLQLLPNRPETDDAEAVGMLSSGAQRNTVLFQGFCAMKYAIYALCVNAHKYSNCTECDFMQQQPAEAEMDQNKTSVASEGCLLVFQHYLSECQLYLEAVPAMFRLELLENIFSLLFLSTSDFTTQIQKDTTVNTGSGAHSSKKVNEFPEKQRPRSPSAAAHPSYLDLGHFVQGCRGFLVDVTAMKGFLKLLKEGLEGMCVVGQQEGQEAGRALPREAQVAADLGCSVTDETFGWRLQRLSKRTSETQWRLQIITSNQDRADSENPLLASAVGCTVASLEHSSNSSLKRRRKPSRKATERQNSTENHNREASMNASDGVGGSAAAAVELQFCPCGGPHSWLVPAMLSPPESLLMSCIRRGNFMEAHQVTTVFDLEASACCGELVFMKRYKDVLQELSRVEQKMESQSMSSSSSSSEGLGSAAASGTGRSRLGSSGRSTLQAIGSAAAAGVAFYSISDIADRLLSTPAHPMPSLEDGYWLSFCASDTSGLLQPLLQELSPAAMAAFDLACCHCQLWKTSRQLLDTAERRLNASLEARGVKVDPKVPHTEGICGFPMVLQQIIKILNHSSTHKGPVKTESAGEDPVFASPFGCCVQEVLHCCHPTLSEEGIAARLSLAQRLDATLRNLSTATDGAAGSAGSALLALLIEQANLKQSELDAHPVRSSMKQLLRSLDHLCPFEPDGDLARPDYVRSFFDYINTLASVLVRSLSSEDQSSEVKLGNPLLVLLQAPFQLLSHLLFDRQVSPDRVLSLLQQEGLRLSVQQVIVQRCCESLPLWISCPDGERDSDAAKKDEGAFSVANLSVLFQKHAQDHMTSLGIAEPPSEVNSESEASGEDRSATPTSLSSSSPSSPSSANSFLLTPSALSFLKSRSPLLATLACLSACKGEAARSQPSGWSGYFRSGRKEAVLDGEQISREADSLLKEFPILRTYLHTMAEPVLGSPLRDGEEGSAGLGAAVCGKPLVSLLLSGPQEEAAQTVAAEAFQKALDSKDLNRALTLLELYGQGCSQEGALRDRLLACAALEDRDGGIDHLFRVQDPNLRAHVALQALERWPLSACLELLEFCLNDPDTESSLKAALQLKKKELDIYCWMLKLQPPLPWATWQELRSESQTNPESILSLILDAKEFALSAQWAELYPVSDQLSLKLQAEHLLYLLEKGQTDEAFQLLEGMSDAAGLGVCESALDQRPGLAACHFLADYFTLHFQRQVSPLRRQHIHALHLGSKVLLTLPPAARQQYFSLLSDPLLMLEQLLMNLKVDWADVAVRTLRSQLVGQDAGFSAEDIDKLLAEYASKALDFSCAPREKSRSDSVISLQDALMQCPAQDTPSVSFSRVDSPAASTSSTPTRTPSVHSSDREKDRSSSEKTRRSPAKFQPPDQPPARKDWVPDAQQLLCMVCQRERFTMFNRRHHCRRCGRLVCQACSERKMPVDGCPGEEVRVCDQCYDYFHPDSDDELEPEEVAGGPAATEHALDGILHLPEVVHQQVQLSSNLAENQLLRSEFYYEQAPSAYLCVAILSLHSDQTACGHQLIGHCRSLSRKLTNPEVDACLLTDIMRQLLFSAKLMFVKVGRSQDLALCDSYISKVDVLKILVTANYKYIPSLDDILETSAVARLRNQLLEAEHYKLAVEVSTKSGLDPGGVWQAWAVSTLKAGNLSGAREKFTRCLKAPMDRNQLNRGPSLLQEIVQHLETTVQPTLSASFGEDILSSLRELEDALSDAAPAEKPEGQTASSSLHQECLYYLNTYGTHLALVSFYMRHDCVTEALTYLLNKDCPDEVFLEGVLQPSLERGRLGMLQGILEKLDPSLETCSRYLIASCQFLQRRGYFHSLYQLQQFMTDHVRAAMTCIRFFTHGASSYLQLGEQQRWLVRAKEHLRTYLQEQQGRGGGRRRSQVNSFRKMMSSNDVSRHMNTIELQLEVTRFLHRCESSSKAPQTGAPSTKSSAPAAPPTLFGGSQMKAEVSCRVMLGGKNIEEGFGIAYRVIQDFQLQAQTVYERAGQRLVRQRQYGAVRQLLKCVGESGTATKNDCDALILSCVTIADKGPADAKELESLILEIKSTESKIQAFLACSKLRPAYLLAVKLEASRACPLVQDVLQAAEAAQDLVMQNICRQWLSEHSSKASQQRPGRTGAR; encoded by the exons ATGCATCCCTTCGGCTGTGAAGCTGAGACCTCGCTTGAGGAGCTGTTCAAGTACTTCAAGAGGTGCCTGCAGCATGGAGAGTGGCAGCTGGCCAGTGCCTGCGTGCCGCAGCTGGTTAACTCTGCAGGAGCGCTTTCAGAAGAGCTGCGAGACATCATCAAAGCTATCGTCTGCCATCCTTACGATTTAAA ATGGGAATCTGTTGGAAGTCCACACAAACTGGCTTGGTTCTGGCTGCAGGTTTTGGAGAAATGTACAGAAGAGCAG atTCCCCCCAACGTCAGAAAAGAGCTGGAGTTCCTGTTACTACTGGAGGAACTGAGTTCAGAGGGCATACCAGAGAGTGCACTCGAG GATCTGCAGCAGACGTTCTTGGACTCGCAGGCAGAGCAAAAAGTCTCCGAAGTTTCAAGAAAACCAGCTCCTGCCGTGGAGTCCTGTCTGCAGACGCTGCTGGAGAACAACAAGCCCAGACTTGCACAAACTTTAGCACATTTCTTGCAG GACTGTTCCTTCCCGGAGGACAACACTCTGCAGCACACgttcatccagcagctgctgcggaGGCTGGGCACGCCCGAGAGGAGTccggagaaggtggaggagtggGCGGAGGAGATCTACGCCGTGCTGGCCGTCATGCCGCAGGGCTCCCGGCGCGGCGGCGGGCAGCTGGAGGCGCTGTGCGAGGCGCTGTGGGCGGCCAGAGACGGAcccctgaaggaggagaggatcCTGGGCTGCCTGCTCCGGCCGCGGTGCGACGCCCTCGTCTCGGCGTACTGCTCCACGGCGCTCAGGCTGCAGAGGGATCGCCTCCTGAGGAGCTCGCCTCACACGCAAG tGGAGCTTCCCGAAGCAGAGAAACTCGCCCTGAGTTTATGTTGCCACAAGGACCGTCCGTCCATCTGGAAAACCATCTACTTCGAGTGCCTTAGCAGTGGAAAGCActtcctggagcaggtcctg GTGACCGCTCTGGACCTGATTAAACACGAGGAGTTCGGTCTGCTGAAGGATTTGCTGCAGTTGGAGTTTCAGCCTCTCtctcgtctgctgctgctgctcggatGGACTCAGTGTCGCAGCCTCAGCTCGGCTCAAACGCTGCTCACCGTCCTTCACAAAGAGCAG GCAGCAGCCAGTGACTCTGTTCTGCAGGAGTTTGCGAACCTCTTGTCGTCTCAGCTTGAAGTGCTTGAATGGTGTAAAATCAACAATCC AGGGATTTCTACAGACGCTCTGCTGGCTCAGCTCCACGGTCTGGACAATCACTCGGCGCTCTACATTCTGCACTCTCTGACTCCGTTAGCTCAGTTTGAGGAGCGCAGAATATgcgatctgctgcagctgctgcctaATCGGCCAGAAACAG ACGATGCTGAGGCCGTCGGGATGCTCAGCTCCGGTGCGCAGAGGAACACAGTTCTGTTTCAGGGTTTCTGTGCCATGAAGTACGCCATCTACGCTCTCTGCGTCAACGCACACAAATACTCCAACTGCACGGAGTGCGACttcatgcagcagcagcctgcagaagCAGAGATGGACCAAAACAAAACCTCAGTTGCCTCAGAAG GTTGCCTTCTGGTGTTCCAGCACTACCTGTCGGAGTGTCAGCTCTACCTGGAGGCCGTACCGGCCATGTTCCGCCTGGAGCTCCTGGAAAAcatcttctctcttctttttctgtccacCTCTGACTTTACCACGCAAATCCAAAAAGACACAACCGTTAACACAGGGAGCGGCGCTCATTCGTCAAAGAAAGTGAACGAGTTTCCGGAGAAGCAGAGGCCGCGCTCGCCTTCAGCCGCGGCCCACCCGAGCTACCTGGATTTGGGACACTTCGTTCAAGGCTGCAGGGGCTTCCTGGTGGACGTGACCGCCATGAAGGGcttcctgaagctgctgaaggaaGGCCTGGAGGGCATGTGTGTGGTGGGCCagcaggaggggcaggaggcGGGGAGGGCTCTGCCCCGGGAGGCCCAGGTGGCCGCAGACCTCGGCTGCTCCGTGACCGACGAGACGTTCGGCTGGCGTCTGCAGAGGCTCTCCAAACGCACCTCGGAGACTCAGTGGAGGCTGCAGATTATCACCAGCAACCAGGACCGTGCAG ATTCAGAAAATCCCCTCCTGGCGTCGGCCGTCGGCTGTACTGTCGCTTCGTTGGAGCACAGCAGCAACTCCAGTTTGAAGAGGAGGCGGAAACCAAGTAGAAAAGCCACCGAGAGACAAAACTCCACAGAGAACCATAACAGAGAGGCCAGCATGAATGCATCAG ACGGTGTcggaggctctgcagcagctgctgtcgaGCTGCAGTTTTGTCCATGCGGAGGTCCTCACAGCTGGCTGGTCCCCGCCATGTTGTCCCCTCCAGAGTCTCTCCTGATGTCCTGCATCCGCAGAGGAAACTTCATGGAGGCGCACCAG GTGACGACGGTGTTCGACCTGGAGGCGTCTGCATGCTGCGGCGAGCTGGTGTTCATGAAGCGCTACAAAgacgtcctgcaggagctgTCCCGGGTGGAGCAGAAGATGGAGAGTCAGTCCAtgtcttcgtcctcctcctcctcggaggGGCTGGGCTCGGCGGCTGCGTCGGGAACGGGGAGGAGTCGGCTGGGCAGCAGCGGTCGATCCACGCTCCAGGCCATAGGAAGCGccgcagcagcag GAGTGGCTTTCTACTCCATCTCGGACATCGCGGACCGCCTCCTGAGCACCCCCGCTCACCCGATGCCCTCGCTGGAGGACGGCTACTGGCTGAGCTTCTGCGCCTCGGACACGTCGGGCCTCCTTcagcctctgctgcaggagctcagcCCAGCAGCCATGGCCGCCTTCGACCTGGCGTGCTGCCACTGTCAGCTGTGGAAAACGTCCCGGCAGCTGCTGGACACTGCAGAGCGCCGGCTCAACGCCAGCTTGGAGGCTCGAG GCGTAAAGGTTGACCCTAAAGTGCCTCATACTGAAGGAATTTGTGGATTTCCGATGGTACTGCAGCAGATCATCAAGATCCTGAACCACTCAAGCACTCACAAGGGCCCCGTCAAAACAG AATCTGCTGGAGAGGACCCGGTGTTTGCCAGCCCGTTCGGTTGCTGCGTCCAGGAAGTGCTGCACTGCTGCCACCCGACGCTGAGTGAGGAGGGCATCGCCGCTCGCCTCAGTCTGGCTCAGCGGCTGGACGCCACCCTCCGCAACTTGAGCACCGCTACAGACGGCGCAG CGGGCAGTGCGGGCAGCGCTCTTCTGGCTCTGCTGATCGAACAGGCCAACCTGAAGCAGTCGGAGCTGGACGCTCACCCCGTGCGCTCCAGCATGAAACAGCTGCTCCGCTCTCTGGATCATCTCTGCCCCTTCGAGCCCGACGGAGACCTCGCCAGACCAGATTACGTGCGCAGTTTCTTCGATTACATCAACACCCTAGCGTCGGTCTTAGTGCGCAGCCTTAGTTCAGAAG aTCAGAGCAGTGAAGTGAAACTTGGAAATCCTCTGCTGGTGTTGCTTCAAGCTCCATTCCAGCTTCTCTCTCATCTGCTGTTTGACCGACAGGTTTCACCTGACAG AGTGCTGTCcttgctgcagcaggaaggactCCGACTCAGCGTCCAGCAGGTGATCGTCCAGCGGTGCTGTGAGTCTCTGCCCTTGTGGATCTCCTGTCCGGATGGTGAAAGAGACTCCGATGCGGCCAAGAAGGACGAGGGAGCGTTCAGCGTTGCCAATTTGTCAGTTCTATTCCAAAAACACGCTCAGGATCACATGACCTCCCTGGGAATCGCCGAGCCTCCGTCCGAGGTGAACTCGGAGTCTGAAGCTTCTGGAGAAGACCGCTCTGCCACGCCGACGAgcctctcctcatcctctccgaGTTCGCCCTCCTCTGCGAACTCGTTCCTCCTCACGCCCTCGGCCTTATCGTTCCTGAAGTCCCGCTCTCCCCTGCTGGCCACCTTGGCCTGTCTGAGTGCCTGTAAAGGGGAAGCCGCTCGCTCGCAGCCCTCCGGCTGGTCCGGATATTTCCGCAGCGGCCGTAAAGAGGCCGTCCTCGACGGGGAGCAGATATCCCGAGAAGCTGACAGCCTCCTGAAGGAGTTCCCTATTCTTCGGACGTACCTTCACACCATGGCTGAGCCTGTGCTGGGGAGCCCGCTCAGAGACGGCGAGGAGGGCTCGGCCGGACTCGGGGCCGCCGTGTGTGGGAAGCCCCTCGTCAGCCTCCTGCTGTCTGGACCTCAGGAGGAGGCGGCTCAAACCGTGGCTGCCGAGGCTTTCCAGAAAGctctggactcaaaagacctgaacagagctctcactTTGCTCGAGCTGTATGGACAAGGCTGCAGCCAGGAGGGGGCGCTGAGAGACCGCTTACTGGCCTGTGCAGCTCTGGAAG ACAGAGATGGCGGAATCGATCACCTGTTCAGAGTCCAGGATCCAAACCTGCGGGCCCACGTTGCCCTCCAGGCTCTGGAGCGCTGGCCTCTGTCGGCctgtctggagctgctggagttctGCCTCAATGACCCCGACACAGAAAGCTCCCTGAAAGCAGCTCTCCAGCTCAAGAAGAAGGAATTAGACATCTACTGTTGG ATGTTGAAATTGCAGCCTCCCTTACCTTGGGCGACGTGGCAGGAGTTGAGGAGTGAATCTCAGACGAACCCTGAGTCCATTTTATCTCTTATACTTGATGCAAAA GAGTTTGCGCTGAGTGCTCAGTGGGCAGAGCTGTATCCGGTGTCGGACCAGCTGAGTCTGAAGCTGCAGGCTGAACATTTGCTGTATCTGCTGGAGAAGGGACAGACGGATGAAGCTTTCCAG ttacTGGAGGGAATGTCAGACGCTGCCGGTCTGGGTGTTTGTGAGAGCGCCCTGGATCAGCGCCCAGGTCTGGCTGCGTGCCACTTTCTGGCCGACTACTTCACCCTGCATTTCCAGAGACAGGTTTCTCCGTTGCGCCGACAACACATCCACGCTCTCCATCTGGGCTCGAAG gtgctgctgacgctgcctcCAGCTGCCCGGCAGCAGTACTTCTCCCTGCTGTCCGACCCTCTGCTgatgctggagcagctgctgatgaACCTGAAGGTGGACTGGGCGGACGTCGCGGTGCGAACTCTGCGGAGCCAGCTGGTCGGCCAGGACGCCGGCTTCAGCGCCGAGGACATCGACAAGCTCCTGGCAGAATACGCATCCAAGGCCCTCGACTTCTCCTGCGCGCCCAGAGAGAAGTCTCGATCTG actctgTGATCAGCCTTCAGGATGCACTGATGCAGTGTCCAGCTCAGGACACCCCCTCGGTTTCCTTCAGCCGTGTCGACTCTCCGGCAGCTTCCACAA GCAGCACCCCGACACGCACTCCCTCGGTTCACAGCTCCGACAGGGAGAAAGACCGAAGCTCCTCCGAGAAAACCCGACGGTCGCCTGCCAAGTTCCAGCCCCCGGACCAGCCCCCGGCCCGCAAAGACTGGGTCCCCGAcgcccagcagctgctgtgcatGGTCTGCCAGCGGGAGAGGTTCACCATG TTCAACAGGCGGCATCACTGTCGACGATGCGGCCGCCTGGTCTGTCAGGCCTGCTCTGAGCGGAAGATGCCCGTCGACGGGTGTCCGGGAGAGGAAGTCCGAGTCTGTGACCAGTGTTACGACTACTTTCACCCAGA TTCTGATGACGAGTTGGAGCCTGAAGAAG TGGCTGGTGGTCCTGCGGCCACAGAGCACGCTCTGGATGGGATCCTCCATCTGCCTGAGGTGGTCCATCAACAGGTCCAGCTCAGCTCCAACCTGGCGGAGAACCAGCTGCTGCGGAGCGAGTTCTATTACGAACAG GCTCCCAGCGCGTACCTCTGCGTGGCCATCTTGTCTCTGCACAGCGACCAGACTGCCTGCGGCCACCAGCTCATCGGCCACTGCCGCTCGCTGTCCCGCAAGCTGACCAACCCCGAGGTGGACGCCTgcctcctcacagacatcatgCGGCAGCTGCTCTTCAGCGCCAAACTCATGTTCGTCAAAGTTGGCCGCAGTCAGGATCTGGCGCTCTGTGACAG TTACATCAGCAAAGTAGACGTGCTGAAGATTCTGGTGACGGCCAACTACAAATACATTCCTTCTCTCGATGATATTCTGGAGACTTCTGCTGTCGCGCGTCTCCGAAATCAACTTCTGGAAGCCGAACACTACAAACTGGCAGTGGAG GTGTCCACGAAGAGCGGCCTGGATCCCGGCGGTGTGTGGCAGGCGTGGGCCGTGTCCACCCTCAAGGCGGGAAACCTTTCCGGTGCGAGGGAGAAGTTCACCCGCTGCCTGAAGGCGCCGATGGACCGAAACCAGCTCAACCGGGGGCCTtcgctgctgcaggagatcGTGCAGCACCTGGAGACCACCGTGCAGCCCACCCTGTCTGCG TCTTTCGGCGAAGACATCCTGTCGTCCCTGCGAGAGCTGGAGGACGCGCTGAGCGACGCGGCTCCAGCGGAGAAGCCAGAGGGACAAACGGCGAGCAGCAGCCTCCACCAGGAGTGTCTCTACTACCTGAACACATACGGCACCCACCTGGCGCTGGTCAGCTTCTACATGAGGCACGACTGCGTCACCGAGGCTCTGACCTACCTGCTCAATAAG GACTGTCCGGACGAGGTGTTCCTGGAAGGCGTGCTGCAGCCCAGCCTGGAGCGCGGCCGCCTCGGCATGCTGCAGGGCATCCTGGAGAAGCTGGATCCCAGTCTGGAGACGTGCAGCCGCTACCTGATCGCTTCCTGCCAGTTCCTGCAGCGGCGGGGATATTTCCACTCTCTGTACCAGCTGCAGCAGTTCATGACG GATCATGTCCGAGCAGCCATGACCTGCATCCGGTTCTTCACTCATGGAGCCAGCTCGTACCTGCAGCTGGGAGAGCAGCAG CGTTGGCTGGTCCGAGCCAAAGAGCACCTGAGGACgtacctgcaggagcagcagggccgGGGAGGCGGCAGGCGGAGGTCACAGGTCAACTCCTTCAGGAAGATGATGTCCTCTAACGACGTGTCCAG ACACATGAACACGAtcgagctgcagctggaggtgaCTCGATTCCTCCACCGCTGTGAGTCGTCCTCCAAAGCCCCGCAGACCGGCGCTCCGTCCACCAAGTCCTCCGCTCCCGCTGCACCGCCGACTCTGTTCGGAGGAAGCCAGATGAAGGCGGAGGTCTCCTGCAGG GTGATGCTTGGAGGGAAAAACATAGAAGAAGGATTTGGCATTGCGTACAGAGTCATACAG GACTTCCAGCTGCAGGCCCAGACCGTCTACGAGCGTGCCGGCCAGAGGCTGGTGCGGCAGCGGCAGTACGgcgccgtgcggcagctcctcAAGTGTGTGGGCGAGTCGGGCACGGCCACCAAGAACGACTGCGACGCTCTCATCCTGAGCTGCGTCACCATCGCGGATAAAGGACCCGCGGAC GCCAAGGAGCTGGAGAGTCTCATTCTGGAGATAAAGAGCACAGAAAGCAAG ATTCAAGCCTTCCTGGCGTGCAGCAAGCTGCGGCCGGCGTACCTGCTGGCGGTCAAACTGGAGGCGAGCCGGGCGTGTCCGCTGGTGCAGGACGTGCTGCAGGCGGCCGAGGCGGCGCAGGACCTGGTGATGCAGAACATCTGCCGCCAGTGGCTGTCCGAACACAGCAGCAAGGCCTCCCAGCAGCGGCCGGGCCGCACCGGCGCCAGGTGA
- the plek2 gene encoding pleckstrin-2, translated as METEEKGSVLRQGFLVKRGHVVPNWKARWFVMMPDKLLYYKYEGGRKDSCQRGKIPLKGCEVTCPYLEYENRPLVLKLRTKNGVDHFLEACSREERDEWAEEISRAVTKLQTGGGEPVTNQQDSSGAHLQGVNLSKVLESMYDVHSGINMSNHVEQGSTYSNCFSGSAAVDWLVFTQLALTRVDAVTLASALLEEGFLRTVGVKSVEFLRTGGEQFMDDSTALYSFSDSLKKRGIVKAETSLSAVELSGEVIKRGFLLKQGHRRKNWKVRLFVLRSEPPFLHYYDPTKDDVSPAGGFSLRGCLVSSLNDNGVPSGVKGNVQGNLFKIITQLDTHYFIQAPTQQEKMDWIEAIREQT; from the exons atggagacagaagagaaagGCTCGGTTCTGAGGCAGGGGTTCCTGGTGAAGAGG GGTCATGTTGTACCCAACTGGAAGGCGCGCTGGTTTGTGATGATGCCAGACAAGCTGCTGTACTACAAATACGAAGGAGGCAGGAAGGACTCCTGTCAGCGAGGCAAAATCCCGCTGAAGGGCTGTGAGGTGACCTGTCCTTACCTGGAGTACGAGAACCGACCG TTGGTGTTAAAACTCCGGACGAAGAATGGCGTGGATCACTTTCTGGAGGCTTGCTCCAGGGAGGAGAGGGACGAGTGGGCAGAGGAGATCAGCCGAGCCGTCACCAAGCTGCAGACGGGCGGCGGTGAGCCCGTGACGAACCAGCAGGACTCGTCTGGAGCTCACCTTCAGGGTGTAAATCTGAG CAAAGTGCTGGAGTCCATGTACGACGTGCACAGTGGCATCAACATGAGCAACCACGTGGAGCAGGGCAGCACTTACAGCAACTGCTTCTCAG GCTCCGCCGCGGTGGACTGGCTGGTGTTCACCCAGCTGGCCCTGACCCGTGTGGACGCCGTCACGCTGGCCTCGGCCCTCCTGGAGGAGGGCTTCCTGAGGACGGTGGGCGTGAAGAGCGTGGAGTTCCTGCGCACCGGCGGCGAGCAGTTCATGGACGACTCCACGGCGCTGTACAGCTTT TCTGACAGTTTGAAGAAGAGAGGCATCGTGAAGGCAGAGACGTCCCTGTCTGCAGTGGAGCTCAGTGGGGAAGTCATCAAGAGAGGATTTCTACTCAAACAG ggacacagaaggaaaaactgGAAGGTGCGGCTGTTTGTGCTGCGCTCAGAGCCGCCCTTCCTTCACTACTACGACCCCACCAAG GACGACGTCAGTCCTGCGGGCGGTTTCTCACTGCGAGGCTGCCTCGTGTCGTCTCTCAACGATAACGGAGTTCCCTCAG GTGTGAAAGGAAACGTTCAAGGCAACCTGTTTAAGATCATCACCCAGTTGGACACACACTACTTCATCCAGGCCCCGACTCAGCAGGAGAAGATGGACTGGATCGAAGCCATCAGAGAGCAGACGTAA
- the LOC115406765 gene encoding galectin-related protein B encodes MEEKDKKENGEYIGEIKGGMRPSMKLVVMGIVNKKPKSIEVTLSSKPEEEEEDTEGDVGLQLKVSFMDKAVQRNARLAGKWGPSENTLSFFPFAPGEAFKMEIVCEHQQFRILVDGQPLCGFSHRLPRLASLTALRVFGDLQLTKVA; translated from the exons ATGGAAGAAAAggacaagaaagaaaat GGGGAGTATATCGGAGAGATAAAAGGTGGGATGCGGCCTTCAATGAAACTGGTTGTTATGGGAATTGTTAACAAGAAACCCAAAAG cattGAGGTGACTCTGTCCAGTaaacctgaggaggaggaggaggacacggagggcGACGTGGGGCTGCAGCTGAAGGTCAGCTTCATGGACAAGGCCGTCCAGCGCAACGCCCGCCTGGCTGGGAAGTGGGGTCCTTCTGAAAACACCCTCTCCTTTTTCCCTTTTGCACCTGGAGAAGCTTTCAAG ATGGAGATCGTCTGTGAGCACCAGCAGTTTCGTATCTTGGTGGACGGACAGCCTCTGTGTGGCTTCAGCCACCGGCTCCCCCGGCTCGCCTCCCTCACCGCCTTACGAGTCTTCGGCGACCTACAGCTCACCAAGGTGGCCTAG